In Euwallacea fornicatus isolate EFF26 chromosome 6, ASM4011564v1, whole genome shotgun sequence, the DNA window tatttaaatacatcTAGTTCCAACGACCTGGTAAATTATCTGATTATGTGCCCAATCCGTATCCTAATGAGGAAGCTGCAAGGGCAGCAAACAATGGTGCCTTCCCACCAGATTTGAGTTATATTGTATTGGCAAGACATGGAGGTAATTCCAGTGTCACTTATTGGTTTATGCTCAGGTTTATATTGGCATTGGATTTTCAGGAGAAGACTACATATTTTCCTTGCTTACTGGGTACTACGACGCACCGGCGGGTATCAATTTAAGAGATGGACAGTATTACAATCCCTATTTCCCAGGCGGAGCCATTTCTATGGCCCAGGCCTTATATAATGAAGCAATGGAATATTCAGATGGAACGCCTGCCAGTGCTAGTCAGTTGGCAAAGGtgagttttaaatgaaaatgagaTAGAGAATGcatagttaaaattttaattttggcaaatatcttaaaaaatgtagaaacAGTGGCACAAAACTTAACGTACATTTTGATTTACTGCTTTGATTAGGATGTCAGTACGTTCCTAAAATGGACATCTGAACCAGAATTTGACGATCGTAAGAGAATGACCATTAAGGCCATTGGCGTCTTAGCCATTCTCCTTGGACTTAGCTATTATGCCATGAAATTCAAGTTCTCCACTATCAAGACAAGGAAAATTCTATTTAGACCTAAGGAAAAGTAAACTTCAAGATGAGCCCTCAACGTGACTGTTAGCCAATTGTTTTCTCTTATAGATCATCATACTTTTAAGCATAATAATTTTACGGATTTGTAAATACAGAATATTGTAGGGTGGTACACATACGtatgtgaaatttttttttttttcaaaaagatgTAATTACCTTTTTTCTTTCGGTTTGTCTTGCGTAACAGTTGTCAcgttatttgttaattaaattatatgtttaaatttgtatttttttgttatacattatttttaaatccaaaGAATTAAAGTTGGCGAGATGTCATCGAAACGTGGCAATGGATAACTGACCTTTATAGTTACATCATTAAGTTCGACACAGAACCGAGTTGAACCATCTTTCTTAATAAATACTACAGGAGGCTACCACAGACTACTAAATGACCCTCCtagaatttcctttttttttagcattttattCAGTAAGTTGCTGACTTTGCTTGACTGGTTGTTTAGCCAGAAACATCCTCCGCTAATGTTAAAGTGTAGACTAAAGGTCGCTGGTATTGATTTTATGTACCACGAAATTTATGACTTTCGgcgttttttgttattaaaaatgtggGATTCAACCACAATAAATCTAGTGGTAGAttcaagttatttttttaacaggtGGTGCTTATTCCTTGTGAAAGCCTCTATAAATTGCGGGGAATATCGATTGGAAGTCTTCACCTTAAATGTGTCCGATTTTCTAGATATGCACACCTACTATAATGAATTTCACTTCAATATTTGatcattttgtattttgatCCTCATATTATGAATTCGTGatgtcttttttttgttacgtgTGTGcgacaaaatttgaagtcgTGCAAGGCAGAGGTGTTCGTCACATTACTGTCAATCATaaagaaaacttaaaatcctttatattaattttgagaCATTTTGAATAGGCATGATTCTGAAAGAGTAAAAATGCCgaattttatgaaatgtttattaaacccAAAACAGGCAAGGTTGATTAAAAGAACTAAAAAGTTAACCTACACCTGAATTAAACGATaacaaaagaaatataatatgGCTGACAACTATTCCTCCTGATTCTGAGTGGTACTTGCATTACCATTTGGCCTGTCACTGGAGACTTCAATTGACAATGGACTATCTGTGAATATGACTAACATTGTTACTTTGTAAGAATAGAAGGAATCAGGCGCTCGAAGCGGTTACActtatatctttttttaacatgtttCTCTAGTATTAGCCCTATTATTAGCGCTGCTTAACCACTTCAAGATCCTGAACTCGAATCTGCTAAGGtaatagaataaataaatctgcCATAGGCGAAATAAATACTAGCTATTTTACTAGAAAGCACATACAATGCTGTTACATCGACGCCCGGTCAGCGCACTTCTATTTAGTATTCGGAAATTTAAGATATTATCACCAggaattcattaaacaaatttactgAATGAGCAATTTTGATTCGACTTGGTTACATTGCCATTTGcgttataaataatttcatttttattataagaGAAACcactttgcaaaattttaaattcttaagaGTATTACAGTGACATTAAAgtgaatgacaaaaaaaaaacaaaagtaaaaattctaTGAGTTAAGCCTTtctatttcattaattaaaataactatGAGGAACCCCGATTCATAAACCTCTGTAAATTCTTCTGTTAGGTCACAAACTAGAATTAGGCAAGAGGCACTGCTGGTTGTTACTAGAGATTTAACATGTTAACCAAATCAATCATAATACTTTATTGAAGACTAATGTtggtatttttatattgtttagcTTCTTAGACCCTTTAACAATGTCCAAATGGACCTTTATAGATTTTGTAACACCTCAAAAAACCAAGGAAATTGTGGATGTAAAACAATCCTGCCTATATCCATTGTATTCTAGTGTGATAGCTGTATGGTCTTTGCTGTAAGCATTCCACAAATGGAGCTAGTTCAACAAAGTCtagatgtgtttttttttgctgtaCACTTTATGTACATAAGTAATACTACAGGTATGAACATTGTATCATTTCTTACCCACAGGAAATGTAACATAATCTAATTCATCTTTATCCCAGTTTTCACCTGCAGATGTAAATGGAATTCCATATGCTTCAGTTGAAGAAAATTCTCTTTCCTCTGCTTGGTCTGTTTCAACAACTCCACCATCAGAATCCAGAAAATCATGATAACTAGAAACTGAGCTAGAATCATCAATGTTGATGTCCTAGACAAAATTACAAATGAAATTACTCAACAATGGATATgcgttaaaaactaaattatacTTCTAAAATATAATTGGGATCATCTTCAATATCATAAGAGCTATCATCATCGTGGGAATCATACAGATTGTCTTCATTCAAATGTTCATTAGGTGGtgcatcaaaaaatatttctgcatCAGgctaaaacattaatttttcatgaatGTAATATTGCATATATATTTCATGAATACATATTTTCTGTAACTATGGATACAGATTACCAGTTTTGGCAATAACTTACTAtgttttcaacaaattcaagttcattaaaatcctCTTCATTATCAGACTCTTGCTCAAATGGACTACCAATGAATTccttcatttttaaaactagGTTAGGAAAGCAAAACACTTAAATCCTCTTGTTGGTTTTGAGACTTTTTCTTATTGggaattctaaattttttgattataaTAGACTTCCCTTTGATCTTTATCTTTTTTAATGCAGATCTGACTTCTTCTAACTGAGATTTATCTTTAAATTCAACTATACACCAACGCCGAgacttctataaaaaaaaatcctctacAATCAAACTCACAGACTATTAAGATAGCATcgaaactgaaaaaatgtgCATCTAATATTTATCTTTACCTGTCGTGGTAAAAcaacaattgaaatttgagGATGTAAATCTAAAATTTGCTTCTCGTCGACAATTTTCTCAGGTAGTCTCAAATATAGCTTGTGTGCTTTGATATCAACTCCactaaaaagaaatattgcaattttaatgtagctacacttaattttttagattttgtgTGTGTGCAAGAAAAAACGGAATGGGATGCAAATATATGGAATCATAATAAGATTGGTACTTTTTCGTTTagtgaatttcaatttttaaccatCAATCTTACCCCATTTCACATTCCAAAAGACAAATCCGAACAAACGACTAACAATTCAACTATTACTAGAAAAGtgatataaaaacaaaaaggacACCACAAACCACTGACATTGACACGCTCGACAAGAAAATATAGCTGACAGCTATCAACAACCGTAATAACTGGCGAATAATCATGGCCATGAATCAGCAACAGCGCTTTTCGTTaacaatttaatgtaaaatattgtccaaaataatatacgtaatgaatatgtaatataaatttgaGGGATCTtagataaaaatcaaatgtgaTTTACATATCACATTTGCACAACTGCGCTTTATATCAAGATTATCTACAGTGTTCACCACTCACTAGTCACCTCTCAGTTCTACCAATTATCCTGCAAATTAGGCGGTGCCGCATTGACAGTGCCACAccataaaaatatcgaaaaccGAGTGTTGACGCTAAATGTTGTTAGGTTGAATACTAGTGTATTAGAAGGTTAGGAAGTTTGGTTTGAAAGACTCGTGGTTCGTTTtatggttttattgttttacttattcagagaaaaatttaGTTAGTTTAGTAAACGCCAAACGCGGCTCTATTTTAAGAACTTAGTAACTAAGCTGATCCGCAAGTAACCACCCAGATAGTTAAAGAATATAAGTTAATTtcggtaaatttcaaaaagtgagGATGGCCGTGATTGTATCCACTGTGGATGGAACTTCTCAAAAATATGACAGGAAAACTGAAAAGTCCACATTCCTGCTTGCCCAGGATCTAAACTATAGTCGGAAACTTGCTGATAATGATGAAAAGACTCGGAAAAGGGCTATAAAgtacctaaaaaaatatttggagcACAGATATAAAGCTTCTGGTAAATAGGAACCTAATTACTTTGTACCTCAATCCCTAATAATACTAATTatatagaaaaacaaatttggtgatagtaataataataatattaaaagtaaaacatatttatttggCCTAAAAATAATGGTGGCTTTGTTTAGGAGAATaaggattaaaaaatattacaaaagttTGTTATACGTCATTCCATAAAGGTGTATATCAAAGAAGCAATGCCTAATCCTTAGAAATAAAGGTTAAGGATTTTGCCAGCTTTTATCTTTAAACTTTGCCCTCAATCTCATTAAagtatatgaaatttatacaaataacATTTCTGTCAATCCATGAGTTGCCTTATAGTTACATTTTGTGAGGAGCTTAATTGAAGccttgttattttatttttataaacctaTTTGTATTTGCAAAACCATAAAATATTCTCATAATGTGTATGTGTTGTAAAGATGAAAACTTTTACTctttttttggtttctttgaatttttaaaatctcaacAAATTAGTACTTTTACATAAAGTCATACACCTGTTGAGGTATATGCATGAGATAAAGATACCGTAAATGATCAAGCAACAGTAACTGTATTTAAGAGGTTATCTGTTAACTTACTGGCTTAAGATCTATAGGGTGCTGTCAAAAGATAGACTCTACCATGCAGGAATGCCTAAAACATTACAGTGGTATTTAATGAGTATTTAACAATTTCCTCACTCATATAACCCAATATTTACAGGGTGAGCCATAATTGAACAAACAGAACAAATGAATGTAGAAGGGTTCAAAATATGataacttgttgaattttgtttttctaagaTTAATAGTTGAAGAGATACTGACCCCCAAAGGTAgcttatatataaaaataaataaatgaaagtcaCGCTGATGTAATGCCACATTTAGGATCCATCACATGCACGACTTTGGCAAAATGCAAATAGCTTACCAGTCAAAAACCACATAATTTTTGCTGATAATccctttaaatatatttagttggttttattcttcaaaaatgcaattttatttagaatgcTAAGGTCTTTGACAAATTTTGATGGAGAATAAAAGTTAGAATGAAATTTGTCATTACATGGTATTATCTGTTTGTTAGTTGctttgcaaataaataaattatgactctttttagaCCTTACCCCTTATCCCTAATCCACCAACCCTTCttgaatattaatgaatttcataTTTCTCCGAATTAAAGATGTTGAtacgaataaaaaatattctaaaattgaTTGCGTCGTATAAACGCATTACTAAAATATGgtgttttttagaaatttgcaagcaaactTTGGAGGTCAATATCTCTTTAACTATTCACTGTAGAAAACAGTCAACAAATTATCATATTTTGAGGTTCTCTACATATAGCTGTTCTGTATCTGTTCCATTACAACTTACTCTCTATGCTTGATCAGAcatataacataatttttaatgttaaatgtctgcatttcattttttatatcaaaattattcaattgcTAAATCTGTATTGTTATAGGAATATCAGAAATGAGCTTAAAGATTTTATGGAAAGGgttattttattcaatgtgGATGTCAGATAAACCGTTAATTCAAGAAGAATGTGcagaaaatatatcaaaacttATTCatagttttgaatttaaagaatccatgcaattttttcatattggTTTGTTGACAATGCAGAATGAATGGATTGGTATTGATCAACTTAGATTGGACAAATTTTTGATGGTGGAGTagtaattttgaaaggaaagaatcctatttaaattcttttcttATAGTTTGTAAGGCGATTGCTCAGACAAGCCCTCGTAGTgctaaagggaaaaaaatttaaaaaacgaccTAATGAGACATTTGTTAAAGTACTTGAAGATACAATCCTGTCAAGCATCAACTACACACCATTAGGTCTGTTTATGCACTTTACAGAAATTTATCTAGAAGAACTGGCAAAGGTAGGCAGTGAAACGGTCTAAAGagtaaattacaaaaatgtcAAGTGTTGATAGGTTTCAGACGGTGTGTTGCAACCTACACGAACAActgaattattaaaaccatttatcAATAGATTAGCATTTGCCAATAATAGTTCTATTATAAAGTGGATAAACAAGTTCATTTTTACTCATCTAATGAAGCAGCACAAATTAGGTTTAGAGTATGAAGAAAAGTACAAAGTTTGGCGGCAGGtaagttaatttttgtgaaggaaagatgttaaattttttaatgatttaattaattgatgtAGCAAGGATTTCGGGGGTCCATTTATCAAATCCAGAAGGTGGTTGTTCCTAACGAGGAATCCGAAGAACAACATTCTGACGATGATTTGCAAGAATCAGTCCTTGAGGATAAACCTTTAGACCCCCGAGCGGGTAGAGTagatgttgaacttccacaaATTCTGTTCAATGCTAAGGAGTTATCTGAAGCATTTCTGGCTATTAAACGCGATCCAAAGACCACTAAGAATACTAGAGTGCACTTAAATATTTGGGCTGAAAAGTAACGATTTTGTTTTTACATTACAGGGTGACCCGTTTGGAAACACATATCCCCTTATTTCGGAAACTTTACCACTTAtgtaaaaaagtattatataaaagttttaagcAATCATATAcgttaaagtttgaaatgttttttatacagggtgtggtAGTAAAGCTAGAGAGAAACAAACTTTCTTAAGATAAGTAAAACACCTTTCGTTGTGATTGTATTTGATAAAAGTTAATCAAGTCGTCAGGATAAGTTGAATGGTACTCTCTATGATATTACTTAACTGGAATAATCTCTGAGGGATTCGCACTTTTAAAAAGGGCACCCTGTACATACTACCTGCAAATGTTTTACATAAATGAATACTGATTTTAGATTCTTGAAGTTACACAATGGAGCATACCCTTTGGGAGTTAAGAAATTGGtcaccaaaaaattaaaaaaggatgTGGATATGAATGTTACCAGGGCGGCCAAAAGACtcattaaatttgaacaaaaattgttAGCTGAAAGTGTAAacgaaaaaaagagaaagagagaggaCACTCTGGAGGAAAAGCTGTCTGAacctaaaaagaaaaagttggaTGCAGACGTGTTAGTAAATGATCTTGGAATGCAGAAGGAAATTAATCCTAGTGGCAATAGGGACACAAACAAAGGAGAGGAAGGAATAAACACTGTAAAAGAAAGAGATGTGTTGGCTAAGAAGGAGAGGATAAAGGCAAAGAAAACGAAGAGCAAGTTActtgaaaaagtaaataagGAAGATTTATCTTTTGACGAGTTCAATTGttgttttgaaagaaattctgGTTTATGGCATGTGACACAGGAAATACAcggaaaaaatggtaaatttatgtttaaacTGGACGAGGTGGAtggttttcaaataatttttttcgcagATTTAAGTGGGCAATCTCCGGACGAGAGCGAGAATGCGGGATTCGAGGTATTTTACAACAATGGGGCTGCTCATAAGTTGTCAGCTCAATCATTCAAGAATGCTAAAAGCAAACGTGATTCGAGTAAGTTGCGAGGAAAAGCTCGGGTAGGTAAGCCATAGATTGAATGATAATTACTCTTTTAAGATCGTTGAAATGTAGAAGATACGGAATTTCTTAGTACAAGATGCAGTGAGTCCCAGTTATAAATGTGAATCTATGATGTCagatttcaaagaaaaaaaggaaggTAAAAAAGAACGTAACTAGCGTTCTAAATGCAAACtttcaaaaactgaaatagaTAGTTGAGAAATGAAATCTTGAATCTACCACTGTTTTGTAGAATTCACTAATAGACAATTTACTGAAGCGACAAGCCAAATAAGCGGTAAACGAACACTGTCATATTCCagtaatatcaaaattgtcTTTAGATCTGAAAGTGCTAATTAATGGCCCATATCATTTATAAAACCATTATTTCTCACAATGAGCTAAATAGCCACACTGTATAATATGTTTTGTCGTAGATCAGCTTGGCTTTAACACCAAAAAACCTGAATCACTCACCTAAAATATTACAAGGGGTAAAGTCTGTTTCCCCGAAAAAAGTGGTGATCAACACAAAACTGAACATGTCCCAAGAAATCGATGATCACATTCAGCAAGTTAAAGAATCGCCTGGAGTGCCATGGGATAGTAGCAAAAAGCCAGGAAAACCCTTACTTAAAAGGTCCACGAAGCCCAATTGTATTAATCCTTTTTATaggttaaaattttgaattatttcgtGAAGAagatttctcaatttttgtttcattgttAACCAAATAAAGAATCACTATTTTTCGTCGGGGATAATACTCGTTTTAACGCATTAAGAATAACCCACGGTTATGACCttcaatttacttttattgattaatttacatacatataaa includes these proteins:
- the LOC136339770 gene encoding cytochrome c1, heme protein, mitochondrial-like; this encodes MAARVGRIWGARILKSNTTHCLRQINSFSTARGLTTGKKALLGGLGILAGGAGVLIYTLDQSVRASDLELHPPKNPWSHNGWFNSLDHASIRRGYEVYKQVCAACHSLRFIAYRNLVGVSHTEEEAKAEAEEQMITDGPNEQGNMFQRPGKLSDYVPNPYPNEEAARAANNGAFPPDLSYIVLARHGGEDYIFSLLTGYYDAPAGINLRDGQYYNPYFPGGAISMAQALYNEAMEYSDGTPASASQLAKDVSTFLKWTSEPEFDDRKRMTIKAIGVLAILLGLSYYAMKFKFSTIKTRKILFRPKEK
- the LOC136339772 gene encoding uncharacterized protein isoform X2 produces the protein MKEFIGSPFEQESDNEEDFNELEFVENIPDAEIFFDAPPNEHLNEDNLYDSHDDDSSYDIEDDPNYILEDINIDDSSSVSSYHDFLDSDGGVVETDQAEEREFSSTEAYGIPFTSADSPLSIEVSSDRPNGNASTTQNQEE
- the LOC136339772 gene encoding uncharacterized protein isoform X1 — translated: MKEFIGSPFEQESDNEEDFNELEFVENIPDAEIFFDAPPNEHLNEDNLYDSHDDDSSYDIEDDPNYILEDINIDDSSSVSSYHDFLDSDGGVVETDQAEEREFSSTEAYGIPFTSAGENWDKDELDYVTFPVDSPLSIEVSSDRPNGNASTTQNQEE
- the Nnp-1 gene encoding ribosomal RNA processing protein 1 homolog isoform X3; this translates as MAVIVSTVDGTSQKYDRKTEKSTFLLAQDLNYSRKLADNDEKTRKRAIKYLKKYLEHRYKASGISEMSLKILWKGLFYSMWMSDKPLIQEECAENISKLIHSFEFKESMQFFHIGLLTMQNEWIGIDQLRLDKFLMFVRRLLRQALVVLKGKKFKKRPNETFVKVLEDTILSSINYTPLGLFMHFTEIYLEELAKVSDGVLQPTRTTELLKPFINRLAFANNSSIIKWINKFIFTHLMKQHKLGLEYEEKYKVWRQQGFRGSIYQIQKVVVPNEESEEQHSDDDLQESVLEDKPLDPRAGRVDVELPQILFNAKELSEAFLAIKRDPKTTKNTRVHLNIWAEKFLKLHNGAYPLGVKKLVTKKLKKDVDMNVTRAAKRLIKFEQKLLAESVNEKKRKREDTLEEKLSEPKKKKLDADVLVNDLGMQKEINPSGNRDTNKGEEGINTVKERDVLAKKERIKAKKTKSKLLEKVNKEDLSFDEFNCCFERNSGLWHVTQEIHGKNDLSGQSPDESENAGFEVFYNNGAAHKLSAQSFKNAKSKRDSSKLRGKARLGFNTKKPESLT
- the Nnp-1 gene encoding ribosomal RNA processing protein 1 homolog isoform X4, with product MAVIVSTVDGTSQKYDRKTEKSTFLLAQDLNYSRKLADNDEKTRKRAIKYLKKYLEHRYKASGISEMSLKILWKGLFYSMWMSDKPLIQEECAENISKLIHSFEFKESMQFFHIGLLTMQNEWIGIDQLRLDKFLMFVRRLLRQALVVLKGKKFKKRPNETFVKVLEDTILSSINYTPLGLFMHFTEIYLEELAKVSDGVLQPTRTTELLKPFINRLAFANNSSIIKWINKFIFTHLMKQHKLGLEYEEKYKVWRQQGFRGSIYQIQKVVVPNEESEEQHSDDDLQESVLEDKPLDPRAGRVDVELPQILFNAKELSEAFLAIKRDPKTTKNTRVHLNIWAEKFLKLHNGAYPLGVKKLVTKKLKKDVDMNVTRAAKRLIKFEQKLLAESVNEKKRKREDTLEEKLSEPKKKKLDADVLVNDLGMQKEINPSGNRDTNKGEEGINTVKERDVLAKKERIKAKKTKSKLLEKVNKEDLSFDEFNCCFERNSGLWHVTQEIHGKNDLSGQSPDESENAGFEVFYNNGAAHKLSAQSFKNAKSKRDSNQLGFNTKKPESLT
- the Nnp-1 gene encoding ribosomal RNA processing protein 1 homolog isoform X5 codes for the protein MAVIVSTVDGTSQKYDRKTEKSTFLLAQDLNYSRKLADNDEKTRKRAIKYLKKYLEHRYKASGISEMSLKILWKGLFYSMWMSDKPLIQEECAENISKLIHSFEFKESMQFFHIGLLTMQNEWIGIDQLRLDKFLMFVRRLLRQALVVLKGKKFKKRPNETFVKVLEDTILSSINYTPLGLFMHFTEIYLEELAKVSDGVLQPTRTTELLKPFINRLAFANNSSIIKWINKFIFTHLMKQHKLGLEYEEKYKVWRQQGFRGSIYQIQKVVVPNEESEEQHSDDDLQESVLEDKPLDPRAGRVDVELPQILFNAKELSEAFLAIKRDPKTTKNTRVHLNIWAEKFLKLHNGAYPLGVKKLVTKKLKKDVDMNVTRAAKRLIKFEQKLLAESVNEKKRKREDTLEEKLSEPKKKKLDADVLVNDLGMQKEINPSGNRDTNKGEEGINTVKERDVLAKKERIKAKKTKSKLLEKVNKEDLSFDEFNCCFERNSGLWHVTQEIHGKNDLSGQSPDESENAGFEVFYNNGAAHKLSAQSFKNAKSKRDSSKLRGKARVAWL
- the Nnp-1 gene encoding ribosomal RNA processing protein 1 homolog isoform X1, giving the protein MAVIVSTVDGTSQKYDRKTEKSTFLLAQDLNYSRKLADNDEKTRKRAIKYLKKYLEHRYKASGISEMSLKILWKGLFYSMWMSDKPLIQEECAENISKLIHSFEFKESMQFFHIGLLTMQNEWIGIDQLRLDKFLMFVRRLLRQALVVLKGKKFKKRPNETFVKVLEDTILSSINYTPLGLFMHFTEIYLEELAKVSDGVLQPTRTTELLKPFINRLAFANNSSIIKWINKFIFTHLMKQHKLGLEYEEKYKVWRQQGFRGSIYQIQKVVVPNEESEEQHSDDDLQESVLEDKPLDPRAGRVDVELPQILFNAKELSEAFLAIKRDPKTTKNTRVHLNIWAEKFLKLHNGAYPLGVKKLVTKKLKKDVDMNVTRAAKRLIKFEQKLLAESVNEKKRKREDTLEEKLSEPKKKKLDADVLVNDLGMQKEINPSGNRDTNKGEEGINTVKERDVLAKKERIKAKKTKSKLLEKVNKEDLSFDEFNCCFERNSGLWHVTQEIHGKNDLSGQSPDESENAGFEVFYNNGAAHKLSAQSFKNAKSKRDSSKLRGKARISLALTPKNLNHSPKILQGVKSVSPKKVVINTKLNMSQEIDDHIQQVKESPGVPWDSSKKPGKPLLKRSTKPNCINPFYRLKF
- the Nnp-1 gene encoding ribosomal RNA processing protein 1 homolog isoform X2, encoding MAVIVSTVDGTSQKYDRKTEKSTFLLAQDLNYSRKLADNDEKTRKRAIKYLKKYLEHRYKASGISEMSLKILWKGLFYSMWMSDKPLIQEECAENISKLIHSFEFKESMQFFHIGLLTMQNEWIGIDQLRLDKFLMFVRRLLRQALVVLKGKKFKKRPNETFVKVLEDTILSSINYTPLGLFMHFTEIYLEELAKVSDGVLQPTRTTELLKPFINRLAFANNSSIIKWINKFIFTHLMKQHKLGLEYEEKYKVWRQQGFRGSIYQIQKVVVPNEESEEQHSDDDLQESVLEDKPLDPRAGRVDVELPQILFNAKELSEAFLAIKRDPKTTKNTRVHLNIWAEKFLKLHNGAYPLGVKKLVTKKLKKDVDMNVTRAAKRLIKFEQKLLAESVNEKKRKREDTLEEKLSEPKKKKLDADVLVNDLGMQKEINPSGNRDTNKGEEGINTVKERDVLAKKERIKAKKTKSKLLEKVNKEDLSFDEFNCCFERNSGLWHVTQEIHGKNDLSGQSPDESENAGFEVFYNNGAAHKLSAQSFKNAKSKRDSSKLRGKARVDQLGFNTKKPESLT